A genomic window from Cucumis melo cultivar AY chromosome 8, USDA_Cmelo_AY_1.0, whole genome shotgun sequence includes:
- the LOC103485103 gene encoding probable leucine-rich repeat receptor-like protein kinase At1g35710, producing MEFSLHFFFLFLLSSLFLQFSDSCHPTDKQALLHFKAKITFDPSQLLLSWKSTTDCCSSWDGVACDASGRVTNLTRPGIVSGTDFIADTFMSGSLSPFLGNLSSLQFLDLSNLKDINGRIPLELGKLSRLTHLFLDSNKLVGSIPRTFGCLFRLEKLYLGNNLLSGIIPPSIFNHFKCLAELGLSGNRLSGSIPSSIGKLIEVKNLDLHANKFSGSIPMSIGNLKSLKYLDLSENEITGSIPNTIGELSELVLLYLNQNKITGSIPTSIAGLGSLIFCRLSENRLSGRLPASIGKLQKIQRLILENNKLTGKLPSSIGRLTTLTDLFFSNNLFTGKIPKTFGNLENLQTLDLSRNFLSGGIPHQLSKLQRLQSLDLSFNPLELRSAPNWFAKMKLFRLFLAKTGIEGKLPKWLSSSSISVLDLSSNRLTGSLPHWIGNMTNISFLNLSNNGFHSSIPAEFKNLLLLMDLDLHSNHFTGCLDNIILKGVQDPLGHFNSIDVSGNHFSGCIDQNIGDRAAMSSIKSLVLSNNELEGHIPKSLSKLVELQVLELADNQFSGEIPAELGEAAELTTILLSKNRLCGTIPKEVLNLKKLWKFDVSENRLCGKIPPHKAHFPVSSFKHNRGLCGTPLPPCNHS from the coding sequence ATGGAATTCTCTCtccatttcttcttcctctttcttctttcatctctcttcCTTCAGTTCTCTGATTCATGTCATCCCACTGACAAACAAGCGCTTCTCCACTTCAAAGCCAAAATCACTTTTGACCCTTCTCAGCTACTCCTTTCTTGGAAATCCACCACTGACTGCTGCTCCTCCTGGGACGGCGTCGCCTGTGATGCCTCCGGCAGAGTCACCAACCTCACCCGCCCTGGGATTGTCTCCGGCACTGACTTCATCGCTGATACTTTTATGTCTGGTTCTCTCTCCCCTTTTCTTGGAAACTTGTCGTCTCTTCAGTTTCTTGACCTTAGCAATCTCAAAGACATCAACGGTCGAATTCCCTTGGAACTTGGCAAGTTATCGCGACTCACCCATTTGTTTCTCGATTCAAATAAACTCGTGGGTTCCATTCCTAGAACTTTTGGGTGTCTTTTTCGATTGGAAAAACTCTATCTTGGCAATAATTTACTCTCTGGAATCATCCCTCCTTCAATTTTTAACCATTTCAAGTGTCTTGCAGAATTGGGTCTTTCAGGAAATAGACTATCTGGGTCGATTCCTAGTTCAATTGGGAAGCTAATTGAGGTAAAAAATCTCGATCTCCATGCCAACAAATTCTCAGGAAGCATTCCTATGAGTATTGGTAACCTTAAAAGCCTCAAGTATCTCGATTTGTCTGAAAATGAAATAACAGGGAGCATTCCAAATACGATTGGTGAACTCTCTGAGTTGGTTTTGCTTTACCTCAATCAGAACAAGATTACCGGAAGTATTCCCACTTCGATCGCCGGACTAGGTTCTCTTATATTCTGCCGCTTGTCGGAAAATAGGCTTAGTGGTCGGTTACCGGCGTCCATCGGTAAGCTTCAAAAGATACAGAGACTGATTCTTGAGAACAACAAGCTTACTGGGAAATTGCCTTCTTCTATTGGCCGCTTGACAACGTTAACTGATTTGTTCTTCTCTAACAATCTTTTTACTGGCAAGATTCCCAAGACATTTGGAAATTTAGAAAACCTTCAAACTTTAGACTTGTCGAGAAATTTTCTTTCTGGTGGGATCCCTCATCAGTTATCCAAATTGCAGAGACTACAGAGCCTGGATCTTTCCTTTAATCCTCTTGAGTTGCGAAGCGCACCAAATTGGTTTGCAAAGATGAAACTGTTTCGGCTATTCTTAGCTAAAACAGGGATTGAAGGGAAGCTTCCAAAATGGTTGTCTTCATCCTCAATATCGGTTCTTGATTTATCGAGTAATCGATTAACAGGGTCGTTGCCTCATTGGATtggaaatatgacaaatatttCATTCCTCAACCTTTCAAATAACGGATTTCATTCATCAATCCCAGCTGAATTCAAAAACCTTTTGCTGTTAATGGATCTTGATCTTCACTCCAACCACTTTACAGGGTGCCTTGACAACATAATTTTAAAAGGGGTTCAAGACCCGCTAGGCCATTTCAATTCCATCGATGTTTCTGGGAATCACTTCAGTGGTTGTATTGATCAGAATATTGGAGACAGAGCAGCAATGTCTTCAATCAAATCACTGGTTTTATCAAACAATGAATTAGAAGGACATATCCCCAAGTCGTTGTCGAAACTCGTCGAGTTGCAGGTGCTGGAGCTGGCTGATAACCAGTTTTCCGGTGAAATTCCGGCAGAGCTGGGAGAGGCGGCGGAATTAACCACGATTTTGCTTTCGAAGAATAGACTATGTGGGACGATTCCGAAAGAGGTATTGAATTTGAAGAAGCTTTGGAAATTCGACGTGTCCGAAAATAGACTTTGTGGGAAAATTCCACCGCATAAAGCACATTTCCCTGTCTCTTCATTCAAACATAACCGTGGACTTTGCGGAACTCCTCTTCCCCCTTGCAACcattcttag
- the LOC103485104 gene encoding GATA transcription factor 7, with amino-acid sequence MDMDSAFNMPLIKDFTFKSTPKLHFDDFWSSNLQNASSPSSDHIFVDQFLNFSDEEQQEDGEKNNHSSLSPPLQLQQHHDTDQNSNHSSTNSSEDDFWSISSTDFEDLAWLSQLVADSTQEEYSAPPPPPSVFSTHKPRNPLPKIQSYLNTPFPSKPRTKRPKISAGVWSLTPLPAKKSKKNPADEGSGRVQAGRRCSHCGVQKTPQWRAGPLGAKSLCNACGVRFKSGRLFPEYRPACSPTFSNELHSNHHRKVLEMRRKKERERPHSGVELV; translated from the coding sequence ATGGACATGGATTCTGCTTTCAACATGCCTCTCATCAAAGACTTCACTTTCAAATCCACCCCCAAACTTCACTTCGATGATTTCTGGTCCTCCAATCTTCAAAACGCTTCATCCCCATCTTCCGACCACATTTTTGTAGATCAATTCCTCAACTTTTCAGATGAAGAACAGCAAGAAGATGGAGAAAAAAACAACCATTCCTCTCTTTCTCCTCCCCTGCAACTTCAACAACATCACGacaccgaccaaaattccaaccACAGCTCCACCAATTCCTCCGAAGATGACTTCTGGTCTATTTCTTCAACAGATTTTGAAGACCTTGCCTGGCTCTCTCAGCTCGTTGCCGATTCCACCCAAGAAGAATACTCTGCTCCACCACCGCCTCCCTCTGTTTTCTCGACACACAAACCTAGAAATCCCCTTCCAAAAATTCAATCTTATCTCAATACCCCATTTCCTTCAAAACCCAGAACCAAGCGACCAAAAATCTCCGCCGGAGTCTGGTCTTTAACCCCGCTGCCGGCGAAGAAATCAAAGAAGAATCCTGCAGATGAGGGCTCCGGGAGGGTCCAGGCGGGGCGCCGGTGCAGTCATTGTGGCGTTCAAAAAACCCCCCAATGGCGAGCCGGGCCACTTGGAGCAAAGAGTCTATGTAATGCATGCGGTGTCCGGTTCAAATCCGGGCGGCTCTTTCCCGAATACAGACCGGCTTGTAGCCCCACGTTTTCGAACGAGCTTCACTCGAACCACCACCGGAAAGTACTGGAGATGCGACGTAAAAAGGAAAGGGAGAGACCCCACTCCGGTGTGGAGTTAGTGTAA
- the LOC127150541 gene encoding putative glycine-rich cell wall structural protein 1 has translation MAVVGEGGGGNGGGGGGGGGGGGNGKGYGWGGGSGGGGGGGGGGGGGGGGGGGGGSGGGWGFGGGGSRGFCWIWGCGGGGGHGKALGRREGFA, from the exons ATGGCGGTGGTGGGGGAGGGGGGTGGGGGCAATGGTGGTGGTGGAGGTGGAGGTGGAGGGGGAGGGGGAAATGGAAAAGGGTATGGATGGGGAGGGGGTAGTGGAGGTGGTGGCGGCGGTGGAGGGGGAGGAGGTGGTggtggaggaggaggaggaggaggaggaagtgGTGGAGGATGGGGTTTCGGGGGAGGAGGGAGTAGAGGGTTTTGTTGGATTTGGGGATGTGGCGGCGGTGGCGGTCATGGAAAAGCATTGGGTAGGAGAGAAG GTTTTGCTTAA
- the LOC103485105 gene encoding zinc finger CCCH domain-containing protein 6-like, with translation MKRSRKSKSVSWPHDLNLCQVKLFSSEDCPSQVGLKSCEPLQAKTSWMLPPHTKEPNCPPGFNITDLGNQLVDISGIPLIKWNCPPKFVMSCHWRVTAGDESTEIKTQNFREMRLLEAIYPRASDIPTGASVSTEIESETYNDSLTPLVPIIPIEEDECGDMKLDSGPVGNLSTNSEQMMASSHVQLDPAIPKSSIETSSVAAGEKPSEKLVDVGVDVVAAASAAFAVLMKSKEQGSLIDTNLLIKIFSDPTMIQNLTNTLPLFELVSDSPPAAPISVSKPGTRSISLCIPESNTIPKLPNANSLHVLNKDPSSETTVPQVINIAASNVKPASVPGHSPAPNPQKVKTTISNVGNYSRTGAVSSQVDIAQVNMVKKGQIVKDANYYKNLVRQHGGDQKDGKELKIGLNGNNQNEYNLNMVHEMKAEHLKAKNQKYCIYFNSSKGCRNGVNCQYKHDMSQNMRINHILETRGAKRMKLWG, from the exons ATGAAGCGGTCGAGGAAATCCAAGAGTGTTTCGTGGCCTCATGATCTTAATCTTTGTCAG GTGAAGTTATTCTCATCAGAGGACTGCCCATCACAAGTTGGGCTGAAATCTTGTGAACCTCTCCAAGCAAAAACCTCCTGGATGTTGCCTCCCCATACTAAAGAACCTAATTGTCCTCCTGGATTCAATATTACTGACTTGGGAAACCAATTAGTAGATATTTCTGGCATTCCTTTGATCAAGTGGAATTGTCCTCCCAAG TTTGTTATGAGTTGCCACTGGCGTGTGACAGCAGGAGATGAAAGTACAGAgataaaaactcaaaattttagGGAAATGAGATTGCTGGAGGCAATTTATCCCCGGGCTTCCGATATCCCCACTGG TGCGAGTGTTTCTACAGAGATTGAAAGTGAAACTTACAATGATAGCCTCACTCCTCTTGTCCCTATCATTCCTATTGAAGAGGATGAATGTGGGGATATGAAGTTAGATTCAGGTCCCGTTGGAAACTTATCTACGAACTCTGAGCAGATGATGGCTAGTTCCCATGTTCAGTTGGATCCTGCAATCCCGAAAAGTTCCATCGAAACATCATCAGTAGCAGCAGGGGAAAAGCCGTCTGAAAAGCTAGTTGATGTTGGTGTGGACGTAGTAGCTGCTGCCTCTGCTGCATTTGCTGTTTTAATGAAAAGCAAGGAGCAGGGAAGCTTGATCGACACCAACTTGCTTATTAAGATTTTCAGTGATCCAACAATGATTCAGAATTTGACTAACACTCTTCCTCTATTTGAATTAGTCTCTGATAGTCCACCCGCTGCACCAATATCCGTGTCAAAGCCAGGGACCAGATCGATTTCCTTGTGTATTCCAGAATCCAATACTATACCAAAGCTCCCaaatgcaaactcattgcatgtGTTGAATAAAGATCCATCTTCAGAAACTACAGTTCCGCAGGTGATTAACATTGCAGCATCTAACGTAAAGCCAGCCTCTGTCCCAGGCCACTCTCCCGCACCCAATCCCCAGAAGGTAAAAACCACTATATCAAATGTTGGTAACTATTCTAGAACTGGTGCAGTCTCTAGCCAAGTGGACATAGCACAGGTAAACATGGTGAAAAAAGGTCAGATAGTGAAGGATGCTAACTATTATAAGAACTTGGTAAGACAACACGGTGGAGATCAGAAGGATGGTAAGGAACTGAAAATTGGATTAAATGGTAATAATCAGAATGAATATAATCTTAATATGGTGCACGAGATGAAAGCAGAACATTTAAAAGCCAAGAATCAGAAATATTGCATTTACTTTAACAGTTCAAAAGGATGTCGAAATGGTGTTAATTGCCAATACAAACATGATATGTCACAAAATATGCGCATTAACCACATATTGGAGACTCGTGGTGCTAAGAGAATGAAATTGTGGGGTTGA
- the LOC103485107 gene encoding cytochrome P450 84A1-like, translating into MDSQSLLQPLNMAVPFTLSFLFLLTLLFRRLRSKLPFPPGPKGLPFIGNMLMMEQLTHRGLANLAARYGGIFYMRMGFVNMFVVSNPDIARQVLQVHDSICSNRPATIAISYLTYNCADMAFANYGPFWRQMRKICVMKLFSRKRAESWQSVRDMVDNTVKKVAVQTGTAVNIGELVFELMGDIIYRAAFGTSTLQGQDEFIRILQEFSKLFGAFNIADFIPSLRWIDPQGLNKRLVKARQSLDKFIDSIIDDHIIRKRNASSKLPNYELETESDMVDELLAFYGEDSSIRNASDDLKNNIKLNRDNIKGIIMDVMFGGTETVASAIEWAMSELMRSPEDLKKAQQELSQVVGLQRRVEETDLDNLTFLKCCLKETIRLHPPIPLLLHEAAEDAVIAGYFIPAKSRIMVNAWAIGRDPASWDDAETFRPTRFLEQGVPDFKGNNFEFIPFGSGRRSCPGMQLGLYGLEIAVAQLLHCFDWELPDGMKPSEMDMSDVFGLTAPRATRLVAVPTKRVLCPLL; encoded by the exons ATGGATTCTCaatctcttcttcaacctcttaATATGGCAGTCCCTTTCACACTCTCTTTTTTGTTTCTGCTGACACTTCTCTTCCGTCGTCTCCGGTCAAAACTACCCTTCCCACCTGGCCCCAAAGGCCTCCCCTTCATCGGCAACATGCTCATGATGGAACAGCTCACTCACCGTGGTCTCGCCAATCTTGCCGCCCGCTACGGCGGAATCTTCTATATGCGCATGGGCTTTGTTAACATGTTCGTTGTCTCCAATCCTGACATCGCTCGCCAAGTTCTTCAG GTCCATGATAGTATTTGTTCTAATCGTCCGGCCACCATCGCCATATCTTACTTAACCTACAATTGTGCCGACATGGCTTTTGCAAACTACGGCCCGTTCTGGCGACAGATGCGTAAGATTTGCGTCATGAAATTATTCAGCCGGAAGCGAGCTGAGTCATGGCAATCAGTCCGAGATATGGTGGACAACACCGTTAAAAAAGTCGCTGTCCAAACAGGGACCGCCGTGAACATTGGAGAGTTAGTGTTTGAATTAATGGGAGACATTATTTATAGAGCTGCGTTTGGGACGAGCACATTACAAGGTCAAGACGAGTTTATACGTATCTTACAGGAATTCTCTAAGCTTTTTGGAGCTTTTAATATCGCCGATTTCATTCCGAGTCTTAGATGGATTGACCCTCAAGGTTTGAACAAGAGGCTCGTTAAGGCTCGTCAATCGCTCGACAAATTTATCGACTCCATAATCGACGACCACATAATTAGAAAAAGGAACGCTTCTTCAAAATTACCAAATTATGAGCTTGAAACTGAGAGTGATATGGTGGATGAGTTACTGGCTTTTTACGGTGAAGATTCATCGATAAGAAATGCATCGGATGATCTAAAAAACAACATCAAACTCAACCGTGACAACATCAAAGGCATCATCATG GATGTTATGTTTGGTGGAACGGAGACGGTAGCGTCGGCGATAGAGTGGGCCATGTCGGAGCTAATGAGAAGCCCAGAAGATTTAAAGAAAGCACAGCAAGAACTCTCCCAAGTCGTTGGTCTCCAACGACGTGTCGAAGAAACCGACCTCGACAACTTGACTTTCTTAAAGTGCTGTCTCAAGGAGACTATCCGGCTGCACCCGCCGATCCCACTCCTCCTCCACGAGGCAGCGGAGGACGCGGTCATCGCCGGCTACTTCATTCCGGCGAAATCTCGGATCATGGTGAACGCGTGGGCCATCGGGAGGGATCCGGCCTCATGGGACGACGCCGAAACATTCCGTCCAACCAGGTTTCTGGAACAAGGAGTCCCAGATTTCAAAGGGAACAACTTTGAGTTCATTCCGTTCGGGTCGGGACGGCGGTCTTGCCCAGGGATGCAACTGGGTTTGTACGGACTTGAGATTGCGGTGGCCCAGTTGTTGCACTGTTTCGATTGGGAATTGCCGGATGGGATGAAGCCAAGCGAAATGGACATGAGCGACGTGTTCGGATTGACCGCTCCGAGAGCGACCCGGCTTGTGGCTGTGCCCACGAAACGAGTTTTGTGTCCACTTCTGTGA
- the LOC103485106 gene encoding PHAF1 protein At3g51130 has product MQQRSRRRCEGTAMGAILLDLQPGLGLGPFNLGMPICEAFAQIEQRPNIYDVVHVKYFDEEPLKLDIVISFPDHGFHLRFDPWSQRLRLIEIFDVKRLQMRYATSLIGGPSNLATFVAVYALFGPTFPGIYDKDRGVYTLFYPGLSFAFPIPNQYTDCCHDGEAELPLEFPDGTTPVACRVSIFDSSTVKKVGIGALMDKASAPPLPAGSLYMEEVHVKLGDELYFAVGSQHIPFGASPQDIWTELGRPCGIHQKQVDQMVIHSASDPRPRTTLCGDYFYNYFTRGLDILFDGQTHKIKKFVLHTNYPGHADFNSYIKCNFVIHVSGSFDETNSKNTITPSTKWEDVKEILGDCGRAAIQTQGSTNNPFGSTFVYGYQNVAFEVMKNGYIATVTLFKS; this is encoded by the exons ATGCAGCAGAGATCGAGAAGACGGTGTGAGGGCACGGCTATGGGTGCCATCCTCCTCGATCTTCAGCCCGGCCTTGGCCTTGGCCCTTTCAATCTCG GAATGCCAATTTGTGAAGCATTTGCACAAATAGAGCAACGCCCCAATATCTATGATGTTGTTCATGTGAAATACTTTGATGAG GAGCCTCTGAAACTTGATATCGTTATCAGCTTCCCAGACCATGGCTTTCATCTTCGATTTGACCCGTGGTCACAG AGGCTACGTCTTATTGAAATATTTGATGTGAAGCGACTTCAAATGCGATATGCTACTTCTCTGATTGG AGGACCATCCAATCTTGCTACCTTTGTAGCTGTGTATGCACTTTTTGGGCCAACTTTTCCTGGAATTTATGACAAAGATAGGGGTGTTTACACTCTATTCTATCCG ggactttcatttgcatttccAATACCAAACCAATATACAGATTGTTGCCATGATGGAGAAG CGGAGCTACCTTTGGAGTTTCCTGATGGTACAACTCCAGTTGCCTGCCGTGTCTCCATATTTGATAGTTCTACCGTAAAAAAGGTTGGCATAGGAGCCTTAATGGATAAGGCTTCTGCTCCCCCATTGCCTGCTGGCAGCCTTTATATGGAGGAGGTCCATGTTAAG CTTGGTGACGAATTATACTTTGCTGTGGGTAGTCAGCATATTCCTTTTGGTGCATCACCACAG GATATTTGGACAGAATTAGGTCGCCCTTGTGGAATCCATCAAAAACAG GTAGATCAAATGGTTATTCATTCGGCTTCTGATCCCCGTCCCAGGACAACCCTTTGTGGCGATTACTTCTATAACTATTTTACCCGTGGTTTGGACATCTTATTTGATGGACAG ACTCATAAAATCAAGAAGTTTGTTTTGCATACCAATTACCCTGGTCATGCTGATTTCAATTCATACATCAAGTGCAATTTTGTAATCCATG TTTCAGGTTCTTTTGATGAAACAAACAGTAAAAACACTATAACCCCTAGCACGAAGTGGGAAGATGTGAAG GAAATTCTCGGGGATTGTGGGCGAGCTGCCATCCAAACACAAGGTTCAACAAACAATCCTTTTGGATCTACTTTCGTTTATGGTTATCAGAACGTTGCATTTGAG GTGATGAAAAATGGTTACATCGCCACAGTTACTCTCTTCAAGTCATGA
- the LOC103485108 gene encoding B-box zinc finger protein 19-like isoform X2: MRILCDSCESAAATLFCAADEAALCAVCDTKVHMCNKLASRHVRVGLANPSEVPRCDICENAPDGSSLCLQCDVIVHVGGKRMHKRYLRLRQRVEFPGDKRNDGKDQNVKPMEQVEKVKGQNEERGEIEKHEELRVSGVEKDYSNGDGHSKRPNKVIDLNM, translated from the exons ATGAGGATACTTTGTGATTCTTGTGAAAGTGCTGCAGCTACTTTGTTTTGTGCTGCTGATGAGGCTGCTCTTTGTGCAGTTTGTGATACAAAG GTACACATGTGCAATAAGCTTGCGAGCCGTCATGTAAGAGTTGGGCTTGCAAATCCAAGTGAAGTTCCTCGCTGTGATATTTGTGAAAATGCACCag ATGGTAGTTCCTTGTGTTTACAATGCGACGTGATCGTTCATGTTGGTGGTaaaagaatgcacaagagataTCTCCGTCTAAGGCAGAGAGTTGAG TTTCCAGGCGATAAACGAAATGATGGGAAGGACCAAAATGTAAAACCGATGGAACAGGTTGAGAAAGTAAAAGGCCAAAATGAAGAAAGGGGTGAGATTGAAAAGCATGAAGAGTTGAGGGTCTCAGGTGTTGAAAAAGATTATTCAAATGGAGATGGGCATTCCAAGCGGCCTAATAAAGTGATTGATTTAAACATGTAG
- the LOC103485108 gene encoding B-box zinc finger protein 19-like isoform X1 — MRILCDSCESAAATLFCAADEAALCAVCDTKVHMCNKLASRHVRVGLANPSEVPRCDICENAPAFFYCEIDGSSLCLQCDVIVHVGGKRMHKRYLRLRQRVEFPGDKRNDGKDQNVKPMEQVEKVKGQNEERGEIEKHEELRVSGVEKDYSNGDGHSKRPNKVIDLNM; from the exons ATGAGGATACTTTGTGATTCTTGTGAAAGTGCTGCAGCTACTTTGTTTTGTGCTGCTGATGAGGCTGCTCTTTGTGCAGTTTGTGATACAAAG GTACACATGTGCAATAAGCTTGCGAGCCGTCATGTAAGAGTTGGGCTTGCAAATCCAAGTGAAGTTCCTCGCTGTGATATTTGTGAAAATGCACCag CTTTCTTTTACTGTGAGATAGATGGTAGTTCCTTGTGTTTACAATGCGACGTGATCGTTCATGTTGGTGGTaaaagaatgcacaagagataTCTCCGTCTAAGGCAGAGAGTTGAG TTTCCAGGCGATAAACGAAATGATGGGAAGGACCAAAATGTAAAACCGATGGAACAGGTTGAGAAAGTAAAAGGCCAAAATGAAGAAAGGGGTGAGATTGAAAAGCATGAAGAGTTGAGGGTCTCAGGTGTTGAAAAAGATTATTCAAATGGAGATGGGCATTCCAAGCGGCCTAATAAAGTGATTGATTTAAACATGTAG
- the LOC103485108 gene encoding B-box zinc finger protein 19-like isoform X3, whose amino-acid sequence MCNKLASRHVRVGLANPSEVPRCDICENAPAFFYCEIDGSSLCLQCDVIVHVGGKRMHKRYLRLRQRVEFPGDKRNDGKDQNVKPMEQVEKVKGQNEERGEIEKHEELRVSGVEKDYSNGDGHSKRPNKVIDLNM is encoded by the exons ATGTGCAATAAGCTTGCGAGCCGTCATGTAAGAGTTGGGCTTGCAAATCCAAGTGAAGTTCCTCGCTGTGATATTTGTGAAAATGCACCag CTTTCTTTTACTGTGAGATAGATGGTAGTTCCTTGTGTTTACAATGCGACGTGATCGTTCATGTTGGTGGTaaaagaatgcacaagagataTCTCCGTCTAAGGCAGAGAGTTGAG TTTCCAGGCGATAAACGAAATGATGGGAAGGACCAAAATGTAAAACCGATGGAACAGGTTGAGAAAGTAAAAGGCCAAAATGAAGAAAGGGGTGAGATTGAAAAGCATGAAGAGTTGAGGGTCTCAGGTGTTGAAAAAGATTATTCAAATGGAGATGGGCATTCCAAGCGGCCTAATAAAGTGATTGATTTAAACATGTAG